The Prevotella herbatica genome contains the following window.
CTTCAATTGCGGTCACCGGAATACTAAGTGACAGGAGTCCATTAGTAGTAGGTATGACACATCGATTGCGATAAGTCTGCTTGATAAAATTATCATGCTGTTCAATCATGCAATGGTCATAGCTATTTAGTTTCTGATACCATTGTATAGGACCAAAATATGTAGAAGAAAGTAATGCTGTTGTCAAAACGGAAGATTGTATAATCGGTATGCCTTGCCATTTATGCAATGATAAGGTACAAGTAATTTACCACGCCCTATATTAATAAGGTATTCATGACAATATTTACACCTGCACTTTCGGCAACATACCGTAGGTATAACAAATTTGTCTTTGCCAACAGTGATCGTATCTCCAGGCAGAGCTTCGATTCTACCAATCAACTTAACACTGTCACCAAAGACAATTAAATCATTTTTTTTAAAATCAGTACGTGCCAATCTATTCACTATCACTCTGTCACCATTCTTCAACAAAGAATTTTCTGGTACTTTATAGACAGCAAAAGCAAAGGTGCGCACCGCTAATACGATTAAAAACGCAGCCAAAATTGATATCATCCATTTCAGGAATAGCCGCATATCAATCAGCCTCCCCATTTGAGGGAAGGCTTTAATAAATATTATTTAATGTTATCGACAAGATTAAACAGACGATTCCATCTTATACCACTGAGACCTGGATGATCTGGATTATGGCTCCACCATATAAATATAGGCTTTCCTACGATATGGCTCTCTGGTACAAATCCCCAATAACGAGAATCGGCACTGTTATGACGATTATCACCCATCATCCAGTAATAGTCCATCTTGAACTTGTAGCTATGTGCCACCTTGCCGTTTATATATATATTTCCGTTTACAATCTTTAGATTATTACCTTCATATACATGTATAGGACGCTCATAGATAGCAATATTGTTCATATCCAATTTCACAGTTGCACCCTTCTTTGGTATCCAGATAGGACCATAATTATCGCGAGTCCAACCAGTATATCCGTTTAGAGGATATAAATCTCCAGTCTGAGCATCTGTGTTAAGACGAATACTCTGCACAATATCCTTGCGCTTAGATAAAGCCTTAACAGCTTTCTTTGTGAGAGGAATAAAACCGTATTGGGTAAGACCTGTTATATCTTCTGTTGATATACCGAGTTGATCCATTAATTCCTGCGGCATAGGGCATCTGAGTTTTACATAATAAGAATACTGAACATTATCCGGTTCTTTGTTTGCCTTTCCGTTAAGATATACTATTCGGTTCTTTATCTGCAAAGTCTGTCCTGGAAGTCCTACACAACGTTTTACATAGTTCTCACGACGATCAGCAGGACGTGTAATTATCTCACCATATTCCTGCTGATGAC
Protein-coding sequences here:
- the lepB gene encoding signal peptidase I, which gives rise to MISILAAFLIVLAVRTFAFAVYKVPENSLLKNGDRVIVNRLARTDFKKNDLIVFGDSVKLIGRIEALPGDTITVGKDKFVIPTVCCRKCRCKYCHEYLINIGRGKLLVPYHCINGKAYRLYNLPF
- the lepB gene encoding signal peptidase I, which translates into the protein MIDKNKTKINSKVQWTKFTVVLVCYLLFLLWVKSWWGLIVVPFIYDVYITKKIRWQWWKDAEGPTRFLMSWVDALVFALVAVYFINLFFFQNFVIPSSSLEKSLLTGDYLFVSKVSYGPRIPETPLTMPLTQHTLPVVNAKSYIEWPHWDYRRVKGLGNVKLNDIVVFNYPAGDTICSSDQWQQQDYYAMSYGIGEQLYQQNHSMPQLKSLNRIQQRRYFDMIYALGRNYILSHQQEYGEIITRPADRRENYVKRCVGLPGQTLQIKNRIVYLNGKANKEPDNVQYSYYVKLRCPMPQELMDQLGISTEDITGLTQYGFIPLTKKAVKALSKRKDIVQSIRLNTDAQTGDLYPLNGYTGWTRDNYGPIWIPKKGATVKLDMNNIAIYERPIHVYEGNNLKIVNGNIYINGKVAHSYKFKMDYYWMMGDNRHNSADSRYWGFVPESHIVGKPIFIWWSHNPDHPGLSGIRWNRLFNLVDNIK